Below is a genomic region from Paraburkholderia sp. BL10I2N1.
CACGCGCATCACGATCCCGCTCATCAAACCGATGATTTTCTTCGCGGTGACGCTGTCCATCATCGGCGGTCTGCAATTGTTCGAAGAGCCGTTCATTCTGCTGCCGAACGATGGAATGGGTACCAGCCAGTCGGGTTTGACCACCGCCGTCTACATGTACCGAACGGCTTTCCACGACGGCGATTTCGGCACCGCGAGTTCGATTGCGTGGCTGCTGTTTATTTCGATCGCCGCGCTGATGTGGCTGAACACATGCTTATTCCATCGCAGCGGCATGAATGAGGAGGCACGGTAATGAAATTGTCGAACCACAAGGCCCGCTATACCGGCTATGCGATTGTGCTGGCGGGCGCGCTGCTGATGTTCTCGCCGTTCTATTTCATGTTCGTATTCGCGACGCACACCAGTTCCGAGATCTTCTCGATGCCGCCGCCGCTGTGGTTCGGCAGCGCGTTTCTCGACAACATGGCATCGCTGATGCGGCATATCCCGTTCTGGCGCAATCTCGGCTGGAGTTTCTACACGGCGACGCTGCAGACCTTGCTGACGCTGCTGGTCACGTCGATGGCGGGCTACGCGTTTGCGATGTACGAGTTCCGCTTCAAGAAGACGTTGTTCGCGATCGCGCTGACGGCGATGCTGGTGCCGCCGTTCCTCAGCATGATTCCGACCTTCATGACGATGAACCTGCTGGGGTGGATCAATCAGCCACGCGCGCTGTACGTGCCAGGTGCCGCCGCCGCGCTCGGTGTGTTCCTGATGCGTCAGTACGTTTCGTCTGCGATTCCGTCCGATCTGATCGAGGCGGCGCGCATCGACGGCTGCGGCGAATTCCGCATCTACTGGAGCATCGCGATGCCGCTGCTGGGGCCGGCATTGGGCACGCTGGGTCTGATCAGCTTCATTCAGGCCTGGAACAATTTTCTGTCGGCACTCGTCGTGCTGCGTTCGCCGTCGATGTACACGCTGCCCCTCGCGCTGCGCATTCTGCAGAGTCCGACCAATTCGGATTGGGGCGCGGTGATGGCGGGCTCCGCGGTCGCGGTGCTGCCACTGCTGGTGCTGTTCGCGTTCACTTCCCGGCGGCTGATCGACGGTCTCACGACCGGCGCGGTCAAAACCTGATCCGGTTGCATTCCATCGATTTCACGCCCTTGCGGGCAGACTAAACAGGACAACATCATCCATGTCGACATATCGATTCAAAAAGGACTTCGTCTGGGGCGTAGCGACCAGCTCGTACCAGATCGAAGGTGCAGCGCATGAAGACGGCCGCGGCCCGTCGATCTGGGACGCGTTCTGCAGCGTACCCGGCAAGGTCGCGAACGGCGAAAACGGCGACGTCGCATGCGATCACTATCACCGTCTCGAACAGGATCTCGACTTGATGGCCGAACTCGGCATCAAGGCCTATCGTTTCTCGATCGCATGGCCGCGCGTTCAGCCGGATGGCCGCGGCGCATTCAACGAAAAAGGCATCGCATTCTACGAACGCCTGGTCGATGGTTTGCTGACACGCGGCATGCAGCCGTTTGCCACGCTGTATCACTGGGATCTGCCGCTCGCGCTGCAAGAGACGCAAAACGGTTGGGAAAACCGCGACACGGCCTACCGCTTCGCCGACTACGCGCGAAAGATCGGCAGTGTGCTCGGCGATCGCGTGGCGTCGATCGCCACTCACAACGAACCGTGGTGCACCGCGTGGCTCGGCAATGCGACCGGCTATTTCGCGCCGGGCAATGCAAGCCTGAAGAAAGCGGCTCACGCATCGCATCATTTGCTGCTTTCGCATGGTCTTGCGCTGCAGGCGCTGCGCGCCGACGGCGTTAAGGCGCCGCTTGGCATCGTGCTTAACCAGTCGCCGGCCGATGGCACAACCGATTCGCGCGAAGATCAGAACGCCGCGTCGCTCGAATACGCGAAGTTCGTGCGCTGGTATATGGACCCGCTCTTCAAGGGCGAATATCCGGCAGAGGTGCTGCAGTGGTATGGCGAGAATGGCCCGCAAGAGGTGATTCGCGACGGCGACTTCGACATCATCGGCGCGCCGATGGACTTTCTCGGCATCAACTACTACACGCGGATCTTTGCGAGCGCTTCCGGCGAGAAACGCCCGCCGGGCGTGCTCGGCTTCACGGATATGGATTGGGAAGTCTATCCGCAGGGCCTGACCGAATTGCTGACCCGACTGAACGCCGACTACACCCTGCCGCCGATCTACATCACGGAGAACGGCCGCGCCTCGAAGGACGTGCTGGTCGACGGACGGGTGCGCGATAACGACCGCATCAGCTTTTTCGATCTGCATCTGGCCGCGTTGTCGGATGCGGCGCAAAAAGGTGTCGACGTGGCGGGCTATTTCGCGTGGAGCCTGATGGACAACTTCGAATGGGCGTCCGGGTACGACAAACGCTTCGGCATGGTGTATGTCGATTACGCGACCCAGCAGCGTACGCCGAAGGACAGCGCGTATTGGTATGGGGACGTGATTGCGCAGCATACCGGTGTGGCGTTGCCGCTCTAGCGCGACGTCAACCGGACCTCGGCCCGCGTGGCGCACTTGCAGTGCAAATGCCGTGCGGGACAGCAGGCATCAGGATTCAGGAGAACGTAACAATGGGCGAACTCGTATTGTGCAACGTCGCAAAGACGTATGGTGAAGGGCCGCAGATCATACAAGGCATCGATCTGCACATTCCGGACGGTCAGTTCACAGTGTTCGTGGGGCCGTCGGGTTGCGGAAAGTCGACCATGCTGCGCATGATCGCGGGACTCGAGTCGGCGAGCGGCGGCGATATTCTGATCGACGGCGTGCGCGTGAACGACCTGCAGCCCGCAGACCGCGGCATTTCGATGGTATTCCAGAGCTACGCGCTGTATCCACACATGAGCGTGGCGGAAAACATGGGCTTTTCGCTGAAGCTATCGGGCAAATCGAAGCAGGAGGTCCGCGAATCGGTTGGACGGGCCGCCGAGATTCTGCAGATCAGCCATCTGCTCGAGCGCAAACCGAAGGCGCTTTCGGGCGGCCAGCGGCAGCGCGTTGCGATAGGGCGGGCGATCGTGCGCAAGCCGCGCGTATTCCTGTTCGACGAACCGCTATCGAATCTCGACGCGTCGCTGCGCGTGCAGATGCGAATCGAACTGGCGAAGCTGCATCGCGAACTCGGCACGACGATGATCTACGTGACGCACGATCAGGTCGAGGCCATGACGCTCGGCGAACAAATCGTCGTGTTCAACAAAGGCAAGATCGAGCAGATGGGTGCGCCGCTCGATCTGTACGAGCGCCCGGCGAACCGTTTCGTCGGCGCCTTCATCGGCTCGCCGCAAATGAACATGCTGCCGGCCACGCTGGTCTCGCACAACGAAACGCACACGGTCATCGCGCTCACCGGCGGCAGTGGCCACATTGCGCTGCCCGGCCGGCCGGCGCGCCCGATCGAGGGCCCGTTGACACTCGGCGTGCGTGCCGAGCATCTCGGCATCAGTGTGCAGGCCGAAGGGCTCTGCGCTCGCGTCGAGCTGGTCGAGCATCTCGGCGACGTGTCGATCATGCATGCGCAACTCGACGGCGTCGGCCAGGCGGTTTCAATCAAGCTCGACAAGCAGGACGCGCAACATCCGGTTGGCGCACGCATTGGCATCGAGGTGGCGTCGTCGGCGGTCATGTTGTTCGATGCACACGGCGCCGCGGTGCCGTTCGAGCGCACTGAAGTGGGAGCGCGCGCGCAGGCAGCGGTCTGACA
It encodes:
- a CDS encoding carbohydrate ABC transporter permease, encoding MKLSNHKARYTGYAIVLAGALLMFSPFYFMFVFATHTSSEIFSMPPPLWFGSAFLDNMASLMRHIPFWRNLGWSFYTATLQTLLTLLVTSMAGYAFAMYEFRFKKTLFAIALTAMLVPPFLSMIPTFMTMNLLGWINQPRALYVPGAAAALGVFLMRQYVSSAIPSDLIEAARIDGCGEFRIYWSIAMPLLGPALGTLGLISFIQAWNNFLSALVVLRSPSMYTLPLALRILQSPTNSDWGAVMAGSAVAVLPLLVLFAFTSRRLIDGLTTGAVKT
- a CDS encoding GH1 family beta-glucosidase, producing MSTYRFKKDFVWGVATSSYQIEGAAHEDGRGPSIWDAFCSVPGKVANGENGDVACDHYHRLEQDLDLMAELGIKAYRFSIAWPRVQPDGRGAFNEKGIAFYERLVDGLLTRGMQPFATLYHWDLPLALQETQNGWENRDTAYRFADYARKIGSVLGDRVASIATHNEPWCTAWLGNATGYFAPGNASLKKAAHASHHLLLSHGLALQALRADGVKAPLGIVLNQSPADGTTDSREDQNAASLEYAKFVRWYMDPLFKGEYPAEVLQWYGENGPQEVIRDGDFDIIGAPMDFLGINYYTRIFASASGEKRPPGVLGFTDMDWEVYPQGLTELLTRLNADYTLPPIYITENGRASKDVLVDGRVRDNDRISFFDLHLAALSDAAQKGVDVAGYFAWSLMDNFEWASGYDKRFGMVYVDYATQQRTPKDSAYWYGDVIAQHTGVALPL
- the ugpC gene encoding sn-glycerol-3-phosphate ABC transporter ATP-binding protein UgpC; translation: MGELVLCNVAKTYGEGPQIIQGIDLHIPDGQFTVFVGPSGCGKSTMLRMIAGLESASGGDILIDGVRVNDLQPADRGISMVFQSYALYPHMSVAENMGFSLKLSGKSKQEVRESVGRAAEILQISHLLERKPKALSGGQRQRVAIGRAIVRKPRVFLFDEPLSNLDASLRVQMRIELAKLHRELGTTMIYVTHDQVEAMTLGEQIVVFNKGKIEQMGAPLDLYERPANRFVGAFIGSPQMNMLPATLVSHNETHTVIALTGGSGHIALPGRPARPIEGPLTLGVRAEHLGISVQAEGLCARVELVEHLGDVSIMHAQLDGVGQAVSIKLDKQDAQHPVGARIGIEVASSAVMLFDAHGAAVPFERTEVGARAQAAV